From a single Syngnathus scovelli strain Florida chromosome 2, RoL_Ssco_1.2, whole genome shotgun sequence genomic region:
- the cd63 gene encoding CD63 antigen, which produces MTLEGGMKCVKYLLFFFNFIFWLCGLAMIVVGVLVQVSLHQTVRISDASASGAPILIIAVGVIIFFISFFGCCGAWKENYCMITLFSVLLSLVILVQIAAAITGYIFRNKVSDVVQDSLADMIKSYSNSSAEVKASVDGLQADLKCCGINGSSDWRNFKPDGNSVPDSCCVNMSADCGNGTMMDPAKVHQEGCRNALEALLKKNLLWVIIAALVLAFIEVMGVVFACVLMRGIRRGYEVM; this is translated from the exons ATGACTCTCGAGGGCGGAATGAAATGCGTCAAGTACTTGCTCTTCTTCTTCAACTTCATCTTCTGG TTATGTGGCCTGGCAATGATTGTGGTGGGAGTCCTGGTTCAGGTGTCCTTACATCAAACCGTTAGGATCAGTGACGCGTCGGCTTCAGGAGCGCCCATCCTCATCATCGCCGTCGGTGTGATCATTTTCTTCATCTCCTTCTTCGGCTGCTGCGGCGCCTGGAAGGAGAACTACTGCATGATCACCTTG TTTTCCGTCCTTCTGTCATTGGTCATCCTTGTTCAGATTGCGGCGGCGATCACCGGTTACATCTTCAGAAACAAA GTGTCTGATGTAGTCCAGGACAGTCTGGCGGATATGATCAAAAGTTACAGCAACAGCTCGGCTGAAGTCAAAGCCAGCGTGGACGGTCTTCAGGCGGAC TTGAAATGCTGCGGCATCAACGGCTCCTCCGACTGGCGAAACTTCAAGCCCGACGGCAACTCTGTGCCCGACTCGTGCTGTGTGAACATGTCTGCTGATTGTGGCAATGGCACCATGATGGACCCTGCTAAAGTGCACCAAGAG GGTTGTCGCAACGCACTTGAGGCGTTACTGAAGAAAAATCTCCTGTGGGTGATCATTGCCGCTCTTGTTCTGGCTTTCATTGAG GTGATGGGCGTCGTGTTTGCCTGCGTGTTGATGCGAGGCATTCGGCGCGGCTATGAAGTTATGTGA